The following proteins are encoded in a genomic region of Corticium candelabrum chromosome 19, ooCorCand1.1, whole genome shotgun sequence:
- the LOC134194457 gene encoding uncharacterized protein LOC134194457, producing MASNVTSGVSAYLKNSHVCSDHFKPECSERNLKSELLGTKAIRHLKPNAVSIIIAKRTGRKRAHAAVAGMTLAVLEEMESNKQVAIIIETMATDCCKTGDLLNV from the exons ATGGCTAGCAATGTTACGTCTGGTGTATCCGCCTATCTAAAAAACAGCCACGTTTGTTCGGATCACTTTAAGCCCGAGTGCTCCGAGCGAAACCTCAAATCAGAGTTACTTGGTACAAAGGCTATTAGGCATCTGAAGCCAAACGCAGTCTCCATTATTATTGCAAAGCGTACTGGCCGGAAACGGGCTCATGCTGCG GTTGCGGGCATGACGTTAGCTGTGCTCGAGGAGATGGAGAGCAACAAACAGGTTGCCATCATCATCGAAAC AATGGCAACTGATTGTTGTAAGACGGGTGACCTCCTAAATGTGTAA
- the LOC134195002 gene encoding collagen alpha-3(IX) chain-like → MSLAAAYVSMMMAICLLLSISSSTANVGSTACPQPEKGEMGPPGHSGKPGVRGYKGEPGSEGRAGPKGSKGENGPPGIVGSRGKQGPSGVTGPPGKQGITGAQGTPGKTGIQGENGIRGPPGIKGEKGMKGDVGSTGPRGIEGADGTPGPPGHAGATGLPGQRGHKGERGLPGYKGEQGPQGVPGPEMSESTLQTYFAPVASLQKEMAKLNATLQTLLQNNSERSEPVAAHLYGSSSSATISSGTLITYWSTSTSHPGFLSGGMKYDGGFITVPHAGIYYVYSQIWFDPQSGQRYCRFNVKLNDKYLAQSRIYQASPSGNDESQYTGFLVVMEKNDRLSVVAATTCYLDFYQYSQTAFFGAFQVV, encoded by the exons ATGTCTCTAGCTGCAGCTTACGTGTCGATGATGATGGCCATATGTTTGTTGCTCTCCATCTCCTCGAGCACAGCCAACGTCGGTAGCACGGCTTGCCCACAACCtgagaaaggagaaatg GGTCCTCCCGGCCACTCTGGGAAACCTGGAGTGAGG GGATACAAAGGTGAACCAGGCAGTGAAGGTAGAGCTGGACCTAAAGGTTCCAAA GGAGAAAATGGCCCACCAGGAATTGTTGGCTCACGAGGAAAACAA GGACCTTCCGGTGTCACTGGTCCGCCTGGAAAGCAAGGGATTACTGGAGCACAAGGCACACCGGGAAAGACAGGCATACAG GGAGAGAATGGCATAAGAGGTCCACCTGGAATTAAAGGTGAAAAAGGAATGAAG GGCGACGTTGGCAGTACCGGGCCCAGAGGCATCGAAGGAGCTGATGGCACTCCG GGTCCGCCCGGCCATGCAGGCGCTACAGGTTTACCAGGACAAAGAGGTCACAAA ggagagagaggattgCCCGGATACAAAGGAGAGCAAGGGCCACAAGGCGTGCCCGGTCcagag ATGAGTGAAAGCACTCTGCAAACATACTTTGCACCAGTTGCATCACTGCAGAAAGAG ATGGCGAAGCTGAATGCAACCTTACAAACGTTGCTGCAAAAC AATTCAGAAAGAAGTGAGCCTGTAGCTGCTCATCTTTACGGAAGCAGCTCTTCAGCAACAATTTCAAGTG GTACACTCATAACTTACTGGTCAACGAGTACATCACATCCTGGCTTTCTCAGTGGAGGAATGAAATACGATGGTGGATTCATCACGGTACCTCATGCTGGCATTTACTATGTTTACTCACAGATTTGGTTCGACCCTCAGTCAGGACAGAGATACTGTCGGTTTAACGTAAAGTTGAACGACAAGTATCTTGCTCAGAGTAGAATCTATCAAGCAAGTCCCAGTGGTAATGATGAAAGTCAGTACACAGGGTTTCTAGTTGTTATGGAGAAGAATGACAGATTGTCAGTGGTTGCCGCAACTACCTGCTACCTCGACTTCTATCAATACTCACAGACAGCATTTTTTGGAGCTTTCCAAGTCGTTTGA
- the LOC134194913 gene encoding uncharacterized protein LOC134194913 yields the protein MEHLNRRLKSILHNMGANIQPSSIVRAAKSIGIVDSICTTFEESLHIHPASAHHPVPTDYKDFNTVLDVLLDKDVFQKMDGKRQHSQFKFSHTLFVQGDRDKIVKWMEKTLGQMFHSIGIEEEEEEASATEDDDGDDDDPTTAGMTIV from the coding sequence ATGGAGCATCTGAATCGAAGACTAAAATCCATTCTTCACAACATGGGAGCTAATATCCAGCCTAGCTCGATTGTTAGAGCTGCCAAGAGCATTGGCATAGTTGATAGTATATGTACAACATTTGAAGAATCTCTTCACATCCATCCTGCTTCTGCCCATCATCCGGTGCCTACTGATTACAAGGATTTCAACACAGTTTTGGATGTGCTACTGGACAAGGACGTTTTCCAGAAAATGGATGGAAAAAGGCAACATAGCCAGTTCAAGTTTTCTCATACACTTTTTGTGCAAGGAGACAGGGACAAAATTGTTAAGTGGATGGAAAAAACATTGGGTCAGATGTTTCATAGCATTGGaattgaagaagaagaagaagaggcaTCGGCAACCgaagatgatgatggtgatgatgatgatccaACAACTGCTGGAATGACTATTGTTTGA
- the LOC134194621 gene encoding uncharacterized protein LOC134194621 gives MDVCFLCCQPFNSEWQRKKRKRLYDGSCAEARRLLEDVSLNSLGLPLATYCQRYESDESIFLCCNCEKKLTDLAKCTQRSHALKGEIEQLLTSVATTVTSGSLAKRPHLDTTETGSCTPEQLSPAGESAVTGAAGSPIVQTPSPRSPCLHYTNKSPAVTVTVQYRRGSKIFKLRTPRRRRAVKQCVRKSLSAMSSFMLQSRKGAGAAMSSLKNMIEREVKGLRKLNKSTMFLGGKESLTDFCWDNVWLELHRYAPTLMDVLSVLVLDPTDNKPMVCLVAAMVLKQRYKHFSIVQRAISLLLYGNGTSKQVYNCLQPLMVCLSYQSTIELVDVLSQDWDKEVRLWSEHWKALTLESHPPRDGGSNLPLLDTEPAAGQLEVSSERTISPRTFSPLATLSDISDSSPFASQELSPSCHGDSMVSDEVRSAGQTWTGFKVVGDNIDRNVRPAYQRMDHRTQSYHHFHSVAIKDRVDLSSASNETPQKRPLDLKSLLLTTNDVNRLKSDFKVLLSRVVVTRMSEFSDQAEGVNWHITCKYPNEMATKSTVVPLGVLLLNENKLPDMCKILEILQQYVPSVAVTRSYHVGQVNLTLEDHGFSRFC, from the exons ATggatgtttgttttttgtgctGCCAACCTTTCAATAGTGAATGGCAGCGtaagaagagaaagagactTTATGATGGCAGCTGTGCAGAAGCAAGAAGACTGTTGGAAGATGTCAGCCTGAACTCTTTGGGACTCCCACTAGCTACTTACTGTCAGAGATATGAATCAGATGAGTCCATATTTCTTTGCTGTAATTGTGAAAAGAAGTTGACAGATTTGGCCAAGTGTACACAACGCAGCCATGCTCTGAAGGGAGAG ATTGAACAACTGTTGACTAGTGTAGCAACAACAGTTACAAGTGGAAGTCTAGCCAAAAGACCCCATCTGGACACAACTGAGACAGGCAGCTGCACACCTGAGCAGCTGAGTCCTGCAGGAGAGAGTGCTGTGACAGGTGCAGCAGGGTCTCCAATTGTTCAGACGCCTAGTCCTAGATCCCCATGTTTACATTACACCAACAAGTCACCTGCAGTCACA GTAACTGTCCAGTACAGACGTGGTTCAAAGATATTCAAACTTAGGACTCCCAGGAGAAGGCGTGCTGTCAAGCAGTGTGTTCGGAAATCATTATCTGCAATGTCTAGTTTTATGCTACAGTCTAGAAAGGGAGCTGGTGCTGCAATGAGCAGCCTTAAGAATATGATCGAACGAGAAGTGAAAGGGCTACGAAAGCTGAACAAATCGACTATGTTCCTGGGCGGCAAAGAATCTCTCACCGACTTTTGCTGGGACAATGTCTGGTTGGAGTTGCATAGGTATGCTCCCACTCTGATGGACGTTCTGTCAGTTTTGGTGTTAGACCCGACAGACAACAAGCCAATGGTCTGCTTGGTGGCTGCCATGGTACTGAAGCAGAGATACAAACACTTCTCAATAGTTCAGCGTGCTATTTCTTTATTGCTCTATGGAAATGGAACTTCGAAGCAG GTTTACAATTGTTTGCAACCACTGATGGTATGTTTGTCATACCAAAGCACCATCGAGCTGGTAGATGTGTTGTCTCAAGATTGGGATAAGGAAGTTCGTCTTTGGTCTGAGCACTGGAAAGCATTAACCCTA gAATCTCATCCTCCAAGGGATGGTGGTTCTAATCTTCCTTTACTTGACACAGAACCGGCTGCAGGTCAATTAGAGGTATCTTCTGAGAGAACTATATCCCCTCGAACTTTCAGTCCTCTTGCAACATTGAGTGACATCAGTGACTCCAGTCCTTTTGCAAGTCAGGAGTTGTCACCATCTTGTCACGGAGACAG CATGGTTTCTGATGAAGTAAGGTCAGCTGGCCAGACCTGGACTGGTTTCAAGGTAGTAGGCGACAACATAGATCGCAACGTGAGACCAGCTTATCAACGAATGGATCATAGGACCCAGTCCTATCATCATTTCCACTCAGTTGCCATCAAGGATCGTGTTGACCTTTCCTCTGCATCAAACGAGACTCCGCAAAAGAGACCGTTAGACCTTAAAAGTCTACTGTTGACCACCAACGATGTCAATAGACTGAAAAGTGATTTCAAAGTCCTATTGTCAAG GGTTGTAGTCACAAGAATGTCTGAGTTTTCTGACCAAGCAGAAGGAGTGAACTGGCATATTACATGCAAGTATCCAAATGAAATGGCTACTAAATCCACTGTG GTGCCTCTGGGAGTACTGCTGCTAAATGAGAATAAACTCCCAGATATGTGCAAAATCTTGGAAATCCTTCAGCAGTACGTTCCATCTGTCGCCGTCACAAGATCGTACCATGTTGGCCAGGTGAACTTAACACTGGAAGATCATGGCTTTTCAAGGTTTTGTTAG
- the LOC134195055 gene encoding uncharacterized protein LOC134195055 produces MSLVTVISYVLYVSSQSEQGLTYFCEREEYGRANEVTCCAWVVDVFAWGLLLSTVAFSCLYIYGFVFVGWGQFAVPFSSIILNVMYMSGQMLVKDTQLEVAIEETRIAMSYTELKEKQREAITAFVRGRDTIVLLPTGYGKSIIFSMLPLVFDKLKGCKGSIVVCVSPLTFLMMDQRTKLSPRGISCEFVGEAQCNETVIKEVLSGRVQLVFISPENLIGNPLYRNMLLKPRYKENLVALVVDEAHCIKTWGNDFRVAFAHIGDIRSVIPEEVHVMAVTATATRSTYDCILHCLSMNDVAVIALPPNRSNIQYSVQTMTTIEDFSATMSSQLMKEGTDMVKTVVFCRKYLDCTMLYFSLKRKLGKYLTQPVGAPNLQEFRLVDLYTSASTVEMREKLLTTFARAESTLRLLIATTAFGMGVDCKDIYRVFHWSPPREIEEYVQETGRAGRDGHRSQAILIYGNVHKTVSSRMKDYGENSVCCRREMLFSDFMFSVDKDPVAGCQCCDVCAMVCRHEECS; encoded by the exons ATGTCACTGGTGACGGTGATATCCTACGTACTGTACGTCAGTAGCCAAAGTGAACAGGGTTTGACGTACTTTTGCGAGAGAGAAGAGTATGGCCGGGCTAACGAGGTAACGTGTTGTGCGTGGGTTGTGGACGTTTTTGCGTGGGGTTTGTTGTTGTCAACCGTTGCTTTCAgttgtctgtatatatatggCTTTGTATTCGTTGGTTGGGGACAGTTTGCAGTACCATTCTCGTCAATTATATTAaatgtaatgtacatgtctgGTCAAATGCTGGTGAAAGATACTCAACTGGAGGTGGCCATAGAGGAAACTAGAATAGCAATGTCATACACAGAGTtgaaagaaaaacaaagagAGGCCATCACTGCATTTGTGCGAGGAAGAGACACCATTGTACTGCTGCCAACAGGCTATGGGAAGTCGATAATATTTAGTATGCTGCCTTTAGTGTTTGACAAACTGAAAG GTTGCAAAGGTAGTATAGTAGTTTGTGTCAGTCCGCTAACATTCCTCATGATGGATCAGCGAACAAAACTATCTCCTAGAGGAATTTCATGTGAGTTTGTCGGTGAGGCACAGTGCAATGAAACTGTAATAAAGGAGGTGCTATCAGGCAGAGTACAGCTTGTTTTCATCAGCCCTGAAAACCTTATCGGAAACCCCTTGTACAGAAATATGCTTCTGAAACCAAGGTATAAAGAGAATTTGGTGGCACTGGTTGTTGATGAAGCACACTGTATCAAGACATG GGGAAATGACTTTCGTGTTGCCTTTGCACACATTGGTGATATCAGAAGTGTAATTCCTGAGGAAGTGCATGTAATGGCTGTCACAGCAACTGCTACACGTTCTACATATGACTGCATACTTCACTGTTTGTCAATGAACGATGTTGCAGTTATTGCATTGCCACCCAATAGGAGTAACATCCAGTACTCAGTGCAGACCATGACGACAATTGAGGACTTCAGTGCTACCATGTCAAGCCAACTTATGAAGGAAGGCACTGATATGGTGAAGACAGTGGTATTTTGTCGGAAATACCTTGACTGCACAATGCTGTATTTCAGTCTGAAGAGGAAGTTAGGCAAGTACCTGACACAACCAGTTGGGGCTCCAAACCTACAGGAGTTTCGTCTAGTTGACCTGTACACGAGTGCATCAACAGTAGAAATGAGGGAGAAATTACTAACAACATTTGCTAGGGCGGAAAGTACACTGAGGCTATTGatagcaacaacagcatttggAATGGGAGTGGACTGCAAAGACATTTATAGAGTTTTTCACTGGAGCCCTCCCAGAGAGATTGAAGAATATGTACAGGAGACAGGGCGTGCCGGGCGTGATGGGCATAGGTCCCAAGCCATCTTAATATATGGCAACGTACACAAAACCGTTTCATCAAGAATGAAAGACTATGGAGAGAATAGTGTTTGCTGTCGCAGAGAAATGCTTTTTTCTGACTTTATGTTTAGTGTAGACAAGGACCCAGTTGCAGGATGCCAGTGCTGTGATGTTTGTGCAATGGTTTGTAGACATGAAGAGTGTTCTTAA
- the LOC134194991 gene encoding collagen alpha-1(XI) chain-like, with protein MSIIAAYVSLMMATCLLLSISSSTDNVGSTACPQPEKGEMGPPGHSGKPGVRGYKGEPGSEGRAGPKGSKGENGPPGIIGSRGKQGPSGVTGPPGKQGITGAQGPPGKTGIQGENGIRGPPGIKGEKGIKGDVGSTGPRGIEGADGTPGPPGHAGAIGLPGQRGHKGERGLPGYKGEQGPQGVPGPEMSESTLQTYFAPVASLHQKVAKLNTTLQTLLQNYSERSEPVAAHLYGSSASATISSGTLITYWSTSTSQPGFLSGGMKYDGGFITVPHAGIYYVYSQFWFDLRSGQNYCGFIVKLNDKYLARSRIYQANPSTYDESQYTGFLVVMEKGDRLSVVAAYTCYLEFYQYSQTAFFGAFQVV; from the exons ATGTCTATAATTGCAGCTTACGTATCGTTGATGATGGCCACCTGTTTGTTGCTCTCCATCTCCTCGAGCACAGACAACGTCGGTAGCACGGCATGCCCGCAACCtgagaaaggagaaatg GGTCCTCCCGGCCACTCTGGGAAACCTGGAGTGAGG GGATACAAAGGTGAACCAGGCAGTGAAGGTAGAGCTGGACCTAAAGGTTCCAAA GGAGAAAATGGCCCACCAGGAATTATTGGCTCACGAGGAAAACAA GGACCTTCTGGTGTCACTGGTCCGCCTGGAAAGCAAGGGATTACTGGAGCACAAGGCCCACCTGGAAAGACAGGCATACAG GGAGAGAATGGCATAAGAGGTCCACCTGGAATTAAAGGTGAAAAAGGAATAAAG GGCGACGTTGGAAGTACCGGGCCCAGAGGCATCGAAGGAGCTGATGGCACTCCG GGTCCACCAGGCCATGCTGGCGCTATCGGTTTACCAGGACAAAGAGGTCACAAG ggagagagaggattgCCCGGATACAAAGGAGAGCAAGGGCCACAAGGCGTGCCCGGTCcagag ATGAGCGAAAGCACTCTGCAAACATACTTTGCACCAGTTGCATCACTGCATCAAAAg GTGGCAAAGCTGAATACAACCTTACAAACGTTGCTGCAAAAC TATTCAGAAAGAAGTGAGCCTGTAGCTGCTCATCTTTACGGAAGCAGTGCTTCAGCAACAATTTCAAGTG GTACACTCATAACTTACTGGTCAACGAGTACATCACAGCCTGGCTTTCTCAGTGGAGGAATGAAATACGATGGTGGATTCATCACGGTACCTCATGCTGGCATTTACTATGTTTACTCACAGTTTTGGTTCGACCTTCGATCAGGACAGAATTACTGTGGGTTTATCGTAAAGTTGAACGACAAGTATCTTGCTCGTAGTCGAATCTATCAAGCCAATCCCAGTACTTATGATGAAAGTCAGTACACGGGCTTTCTAGTTGTTATGGAGAAGGGTGACAGATTGTCAGTGGTTGCCGCATATACCTGCTACCTCGAATTCTATCAATACTCGCAGACAGCATTTTTCGGGGCTTTCCAAGTCGTTTGA